The genomic segment TTTTACCTGAGTTAGTAGGGCCTACAAAAAATTTAAGTTTTCTATTTAAACTTCTTGCTAATGGGAAAAGTGACTTTAAATCACAATTTAGTAAAGTCTGTAGTTGTTGTTGCCAATTATCTTTCATGGGCGTATTATAGTAAATAGAATATAATATCAGATTAAACTATAGATAATAAATGAAGGCGATGAATGAATTGTGAATATTTTGGTAAATGTGCTAGCTGTACTTTACATGAAATGAATTATGAAGAACAATTAAATTATAAGTTAGAAAGAGAAAAAAATAGATTTTCAAATTTTACAGATATTGAATTTGATATTATAAAAAGTGAAGAACAAAATTTTAGAAATAGAGCTGAATTTAGAATCTGGAAAAACTTTGATGAAAATGATAATCCAATAATCTCTTATGCTATGAATGATTATGATAAAAAAGCATTAGAAATTGACTCTTGTGAAATTGTAACTTCTCATATAAAAGAAATCATGCCAGTTCTTCTAGAAAAACTTCAAAACAATTTAATACTAAAAGAGAGATTATTTGCAATTGAATTTTTGAACTCAACTACAAATGATATGCTAGTTACTTTAATATATCACAGAAAATTAGAAGATAATTGGAATATTGAAGCAAGTAAAATCCAAGAAGAATTAAATATTAAAATCATAGGAAGAAGTAGAAAACAAAAAGTGATTTTAGAAAATGACTATATAGACGAAATTCTTGAAATAAATGACAACCCTTTTTATTTTAGGTATAAAGAAGGTGGATTTACTCAACCAAATTCAAATGTAAATATAAAAATGATTGAATGGGTTTTAAATAATATTGAAAAAACTGATAATGATTTATGTGAATTATATTGTGGTGGTGGAAACTTCACTATCCCTTTAAGTAAAAAATTCAATAAAGTACTTGCAACAGAAATCTCAAAAACCTCAATAAACTCTGCAAAAACAAATTGTGAACTAAATAATATAAAAAATATTGATTTTAT from the Arcobacter sp. LA11 genome contains:
- the trmA gene encoding tRNA (uridine(54)-C5)-methyltransferase TrmA, whose product is MNCEYFGKCASCTLHEMNYEEQLNYKLEREKNRFSNFTDIEFDIIKSEEQNFRNRAEFRIWKNFDENDNPIISYAMNDYDKKALEIDSCEIVTSHIKEIMPVLLEKLQNNLILKERLFAIEFLNSTTNDMLVTLIYHRKLEDNWNIEASKIQEELNIKIIGRSRKQKVILENDYIDEILEINDNPFYFRYKEGGFTQPNSNVNIKMIEWVLNNIEKTDNDLCELYCGGGNFTIPLSKKFNKVLATEISKTSINSAKTNCELNNIKNIDFIRMSAEEFVEALQEKREFKRLKDIDLKSYSFDSIFVDPPRAGLDNTTRSLVKKYKNIIYISCNPETLHRDLEELTKTHKITNFAIFDQFAYTNHIECGVILNKV